The genomic window AATCCAAAATGGGCGTCTCCGTGGGCGTCACTTACAGCACCGCGCGCGGGACGTATGAAATCTACCCCGAAAGTGAGATGGAAAAGCTCGGCGAAGAACTGGTCAAGGCGGATCTCGTCGTCGGCTGGAACCACATGCAGTTCGATTACCCGGTGCTGCAACCCTACGTTTTCCACACCATGGTCGAGCAAACGATCAATCTGGACATGATGCTGGAGCTTGAGAAAATCGTCGGTTTCAGGCTGAAGCTGGACTCGGTGGCGTCCGCCTCGCTCGGCATGGGCAAGACAGCGGATGGGCTCGACGCGCTGCGCTGGTGGCAGGAGCACAAGAAAACAGGACAGTTCGCCCCGCTGCGGAAGATCGCGGAATACTGTGCCTTCGACGTGAAGGTCACCAAATGCGTGCACGAATACGCGATGGAGCACGGATTGCTCAAATACGACGACAAGAGCGGCCGTGTCGCCGAGGTCGCGGTGGATTGGAAATAGCCAGGCTCCTTCCTCCGGGTGAAGCCATCCGGCCCCGCATGGGGAAAAAAGAGGGGCCCGGGCAAACCTCCCCTCTTTGCTCAAATCACAGCCAGCCAATCTGTTGGCACACCTTCACCACGGTCCAGATGAACACGATGGTGAGCGAGATGATGTAAACGTAAGCAGCGGCTTCGATGGATGAGCGGGTCATTGCGCGGGTCTTCTACCCAGATGGTGGGATTTCGCCAAGTGGAAAGTAGGCGGTGCCTGACAGCGGTCGCCGCTGCAACAGCAGCCCTCCCAATCTCGTTGGAATGCGGGACGATTGAGAGAGATGGGGTTCATGAAGAATTTCAGCGCTTTCCAAACGCAGCCGTCAGGGATGCCAGATCCGCTGGAGCGGCGCGATCCGCGGTAAGGATCGCGGCCTTTTGAAGCGAGATGATTTCGGAAATCCCTTTCCGCGAGAGCTCCAGCATGGCGGTCATTTCCTCGGACGAGAAAACGGCTTCCTCACCGCTGCCCTGAACTTCCACGAATTCGTTGGATTCCGTCATGACGACATTGAAATCCACCGAGGCATCCTTGTCCTCCGGATAGTTCAGGTCCAGCACGGGCACTCCCTGGTAAACGCCCGCGGACACCGCGGCGACAAGCTTTTTGACGGGGAATTGTTTCAACCGTCCCTCCGCCATCAACTTGTTCAGGGCGATGGCCATGGCGACACAACCGCCGCTGATGGAGGCGGTGCGGGTGCCTCCGTCGGCCTGGAGCACGTCACAGTCGATCCAGATGGTCCGTTGGCCGATTTTTTTCAAATCCACACAGGCGCGCAGCGCCCGACCGATGAGACGCTGGATCTCCGACGAACGCCCGTCGAGCTTGCCCCGGGAAATGTCGCGTGGCTTACGCTCCAAAGTGGAATACGGCAGCATGGAGTATTCCGCGGTGAGCCAGCCACCCTCGACCCGCTGGGCACGCATCCAGCGCGGCACGTCGTCCTCGATGGTGGCGGAACAGATGACGCGTGTGTCGCCAAAGGAAACCAGCACCGAGCCAGTGGCGTAAGGGGCCACGTTCGGAATGAAAGAGATAGGGCGGAGTTGATCGTTCTGGCGACCGTCTGGGCGTGTCATGGATACAGTGAAATCAACCACCGCACCTGCTGCAAGCGCGGAGAAATCTCACGCCTGTTGGAAACAATACGACCGATAGGAGAGCTGCCCGTCCCGAAGCGCGTTGTAAACCCGCGAACCCGTCACGCCGGCGAAGTCGCGGCCGAGGCCGTGCAGGAATTTCGGCAGCTTTTTATCCAGCAACGCCTGGGAGCTGGCGGAGTTTTTCTCCATGCCCCGCAGGACATCCGGACCGATGTCGCGGGTTTTGAGCTGCCGGAGAGGGATGTTTTCAATCGCTTTCTCCCATTCCGGAATGCCATCGCTGAAGCGGAAATCCGCATAGAGAAAGTGGCCGCCCGGCCGGAGAACGCGGGCCACCTCGCTGAGGAATTTCGGAAAATCCGGATAACAGTGGGAGGCCTCGACGTTGATAACGGCGTCGAACGTATGATCTGGAAACGGCAGGTTTCCGGCGTCTCCCTGAATGAAATCCAGCCCGGCGACGCGGTGGCGTTTTTTACAGAATTCGATGCCTTTCGGATTGAGATCGAGGCCGGTGTATTTCTCCGGACGCAAGGTGCGGGTGAGATAGGAAGCCCCGCCGCCGTGGCCGCAACTGACTTCGAGCACGTTTTTTCCCGCGAGATCCGCCTGGGTGCCGACGTGGTGGTAGAGTTGGACACACGCCCGGTGCGGTTCGTCCGCAGGCTCCAGTGGGATGCCAAGCGGCGGCTCGGTTTCGAAAGCGTAATTCAGGAAAACCACCCCTTCTTCATGGAGCCTCCGGGTAAGGAAGGGATACCACAGCCTCCAGATGGCCTTGCGGATGGGGCCGATGGCGAAGAGATGATCGATGATGGGCATGTTCAGAGTTCTTCGTCCGGTTGTTCCTCGTCGCCCATTTCCTCGGCCTTCTTTATCTCCTCTTCATCCTCCGCACTCATCGCCTCGTTCTCGTCAGGTACCGGCACGCGTTCGACGGTGACGGGGGGAACCGGTTCGGGTGTCGCACGGGCCTCGCCCCGCATTTTCGGGATTTTTTCGAGAATCGCGCGAGCCTCGGCGAGCGATGCCTGGTACTGGCCCATCTGGCCGGAGGACAGGATTCCGTCGAAGCAATTGAGAGTCTCTTCCAGATCACGTCGCTGGCTATCAAGCACCTTTTGATGGGCCTGGGCCGGATTTTCCGACGGAGCTCCGTCTTCATCGATTTTGGTGAGCAAAAGGATGCCATCCATCGAGAGTTCCTTGTTGTTCGTGGGCAACATGGACTTGTCCAACAAGAGCGTGGCAGCGTCTGGAATCGCCTGCATTTCGTTCTTCGCCCTCAGTCTCAGACGCTTGAGAACCTCCTCACGCTGCTCGGGCGAGAGATCGATGTCCTCGATGGCTCCCAGAATCATTTTCTGGGCGCGGGATTCGACCCGGTTTTCCCGTTCGCGGACCCTCAGTTCCTGGAACTTCGCCAGTTGCTCTGGAGAAAGCAGCTTGGTAAGTCCTTCCTCGATGGCTTTTCCACGCGTGGCCAGGTCCTGGAGAACCGGTACATTTCCGTCCATGGCGGCCTGCACGTCCTCGATAAGCTTGATGATATCCCCCTGTTGATCGATACTCAGGCCCAGCGCTTCGGTCAGGCGGAGCATACGGGCTTCATCGCGGGTTTTCGGCCCTTTGTCAGCCGCGTCGGCAAGCGGGAAGTCGCTGGCTTTGACATCTTTCGGCCGCTTGTTGTCGCCAGACGGGCTGGTGACGCCGGACTCCGCGCGCGGAAGCCGCTTGGCCGGGGACTCCTCCACCTGCCGGGCCGCCGTGGCGGCAGGATTGCCGGGCTTCGCCACCCATGCGAGGGTGAAGCCGAGAACGGCGGTGACGGCGGGAAGTAGGAACTTGGATTTCATGCGGTGCGGATGGCGGTGATCGCTGCGGCCATGTCGGCCGCGCGGAAGGTGGACGAGCCCGCCACCATCACATTCGCTCCAGCGGAATAGCAGCGGGCGGCGGTGGTGGCGTCGATGCCTCCATCCACTTCAACGTGGTAGCGCAGCCCATTTGTCTGTCGAAATGCCGTGGCCGCGGAGATTTTCTCCAAAACCTCCGGCATGAACGCCTGCCCGCCGAAGCCCGGGACCACCGTCATGCAAAGCAGCAGGTCGATTTCTCCGAGGAATGGAACCACCTCGCTGAACGGCGTGGCCGGGTTCAGCGCAAGGCCCGCCTGGCAACCCGCCTCCCGGATGCGCCGGAGCGTTTCCGCCACATCGTGCTCCGCTTCGACGTGGACCGTGATGAGATCCGATCCTGCGGAAATGAACCGCTCGAGGTAGTGGTCCGGCCGGGAAATCATCAGGTGCACGTCGAGAAAAATGTCGTTCGACTCATGCACCGTCTGGATCATGGCCGGGCCGAAGGAAATGTTGTCCACGAAATGGCCGTCCATCACGTCCATGTGCATCCAGTCCGCCCCGGCATGGATCGCCCGGCTGACTTCTTCCCCCACGCGCGAAAAATCCGCCGCCAGCAATGAGGGGGCGATCACTCGGTCCGTAAAAATTTTCGGTATCACAGGCGGGATACGAACCACGGATTCCCCCATCCCGCACGGAAAATTTTCACGGACCTCGGACCCGGGCCGTGCGAATTGTAAAATTGACAGATGGACGGGGATCTCTAACAGATATCGAAGATGAAATACAAAATCGCATTCCCGGGACGGCTGGCTTCCTGGCTGGGTATTATGAGTGTCCTATGCCTGAGCCTTCCCGCGTCAGCGGCCACTCTCATTCTGCGAGACTGGGCCAGTCTGCCTTTTCCTCCGGATGCGACTCATGCGGACCGATACCCCTTCCCCAACGAATTCACGCTGTCCGAGACCAATCCCATCACACAGATCGAGATGGACTACCGCAACCTGCCGAATATTCCCGGAGTGGGAATCCACGAGATAAAGAGCGCGGCATTTTTGTTCGCGCCTGCCGATGTCGCCAGCACGACGATCTTTGAAAACACTGCGGAGAGATTCTGGGCGCGCATCGTGTTCAGAACCGCAGGGGGAGATCGCCGGTTGACCGGTCTCAACGACCCATCGGCACCCTCTTTCGTGGCCTTCCATGGATCAGCCGCGGGAGGAGCGAATACATCAACAAAATGGACCGTCACCTACCTGAACGGAGCAACCGCTGTTTATGACAACGGGATCGTTCCCGAGCCGGGCACCATGGCAGTGGTCGCGATTTCGGCCGTTTTGGGGTTGTCGTGCCGGAGGAGGCACGTGACGGGAGCCACGGCATAAAGGAAAAGGCAACTGCTTCAGATTGCATCCCGTCCTCGCACCCGCTACGCCTCCGGCGTGGAAAACGAAGGCCCCATCATCGACCTGCAGAGCGACGCCTATTTCATGGGCCAGGCCCTGCGCGAGGCCCGCAAGGCCTACGCCGCGGGAGAAGTCCCTTGCGGGGCGGTCATCGTCCGGGACAGCCGCATCATCGCCCGGGCCTGGAACCAGGTGGAAACACTCAAGGACGCCACCGCCCATGCGGAAATGCTCGCGCTCTCCGCGGCCCAGGTCGCCGTGGGGGACTGGCGGCTGGAGCGATGCACGCTCTACGTCACCAAGGAGCCTTGCCCGATGTGCGCCGGGGCCATCGTCCACTGCCGCCCGGAACGCGTCGTTTTCGGTTGCCCTGATAGCAAAGCGGGAGCCGCCGGCGGATGGATCAATCTGCTGGAGGCGAATCCCCCGCTCAACCACCGCTGCGACGTCACCTCGGGAGTGCTCGGCGAGGAATGCCTCTACCTGCTCCAGAGCTTCTTCCGCGAAGCCCGGGAGCGGAAAAAAATCGAACGCCTCAACGGCGGAACACCGGAGACCGGGGGGGACTGATCCCCGGTCGCCGGATATCCCGACCCGGAGGCGGATCCCATGACCGACCTCCCTGTTTATCCAGTAATCCTCTTCTTGCTTCCCTCGTCCTACATGTTAGGAATGCGGGTCTTATGCGTTTCCTAATCCTGCCCTTCCTCATCGCCCCGCTCGCGTTCGCCCATCCGGATCACGGCACCAAGCCGGGAGACGATCCCGGCACGGCGGTGAAAACCGGCAATGGCGCATGGTCCTACGAAGCGGTTCCGCACTGGGGTGAACTGCCGGGCGGAAAAATCATCGGCCCCACCCACGGTGGTGTGGTCGTGGATGACGACAGCGGGTTGATCTACGTTTCAACGGATTCCGCGCTTTCCGTGCTCGTCTATGAGCCGGGTGGCAAGCTTCGCGACACCATCGCCCCGGAATGCCAGGGATTCCACGCCATGGCCATCCGCAAGGAAGGCAACAAGACGGCCATCTACGGAGCCCAGCTCAACGGCAACAATCCGCCCCTCCGCATTTGCAAAATCGACACCAGGGGGAAACTCCTGCTGGAAATTCCCAACGCCTCCACCGGTGAAGTCCCGGGCGGTTGGAGTGGGGTCACGGGCGTCACCGTCGCCCCGGACGGAGCCATCTTCGCCTCGATGGGCTACGGCTCGAACATCATTCACAAGTTCGACGAGAACGGCAAACTCTTGAAATCCTTCGGCAGCAAAGGGCCGGATGAAAAGCAATTCAACACCCCTCACGGCCTCGCCATCGACACCCGCTTCGGCGATCCGCGCCTGCTTGTCGTGGACCGCGAGAAGCGCCGCCTCGTCCACCTCGATCTCGAGGGCAATTGGATCGGCGTGCACGCGTCGAACCTGCGCCGCCCCTGCTCCGTGAGCATCCTCGGGGACACCCTTGCCGTTGCCGAGCTTGAATCGCGGGTGACCATCCTCGACAAGACCGGCACCCCCGTTTCCTTCCTTGGTGACAATCCGGACAAGTCCCAGTGGGCCAACTTTGGTGTCGCCCCGCAGGACATGAAGCTCGGAATCTTCACCGCTCCCCACGGCCTCAGCTTCGACAAGGCGGGCAACCTCTATGTGCAGGATTGGAACAAGACCGGTCGCGTGACGAAGCTCACGAAACTGTGACATCCCGTCGGTCGCAATCCGCTTGGGAATGTTTCAACCTGTTCGGAGATGGTGGAAAATCCGGCGGCTTTTCCAACACCATCCTCATTGACATGGGCGGAAAAAACCGTCGAATGCCATCAAGTTGAAAGTCATCATCTTCATCCCCCCCATCGCGGCGGTGGTCCTGGCAGGGAGCCTGCTCTCCACGCAGCATCATTCCATCTCCACGTTGGAAATTGAAAGCACGCGGCTGCGCGAACGCATCGCCAGAGCAAAGGCGTCGCCGGAGGAAACGCATTCAAAACAGACAGCCAAGTCCGCTCAGGCGAAGTCCAAGGACGCGCCGGACTGGAAAAAAATTTCTGAAGCGATGCTGGAAATGCGGACCAACGGCGGCATGGGCGACATGCGCGAAATGATCCGCATGCACCAGCGCCTTCAGGCCATGACCAAGGAGGAGATCGTCGCCGCTTTGGACGAGATCGCCGCCCTCGACCTGTCGCCGGCGGCCCGGTCCGCCTTGGAGCAGATGTTCGTCGAACCGCTTGCGGAAAAAGATCCGGAGCTGGCGCTCAACCTTTTCTCAGACCGGTTTGGGGACGACCGCGGCGACCTCATTTGGCAACTTTCGAACGCGTTGGGAAAATGGTCGAAAAAGGACCCGGTCAAGGCCACCGCCTGGTTTGATCAACAGATCGCCGCAGGGAAATTCGACAGCAAGTCGTTGGATGGGAAAAACCGGATGCGGATCCAGTTCGAGGGCCGCCTGATCTCCACCCTCCTCGCCTCGGATGTCCAAGGAGCCGGCCAGCGTCTCGCCGGTCTTCCGGAAGAGCAGCGTGCGGAGGCGTTGCAATCGGCCAACCCCGGCCAACTCAAGGAGGAGGACCAGAAGGCCTACGCGGATCTCGTCCGTTCGCAGATACCGGAGAACCAGCGGAACC from Luteolibacter yonseiensis includes these protein-coding regions:
- a CDS encoding PEP-CTERM sorting domain-containing protein encodes the protein MKYKIAFPGRLASWLGIMSVLCLSLPASAATLILRDWASLPFPPDATHADRYPFPNEFTLSETNPITQIEMDYRNLPNIPGVGIHEIKSAAFLFAPADVASTTIFENTAERFWARIVFRTAGGDRRLTGLNDPSAPSFVAFHGSAAGGANTSTKWTVTYLNGATAVYDNGIVPEPGTMAVVAISAVLGLSCRRRHVTGATA
- a CDS encoding phthiotriol/phenolphthiotriol dimycocerosates methyltransferase; its protein translation is MPIIDHLFAIGPIRKAIWRLWYPFLTRRLHEEGVVFLNYAFETEPPLGIPLEPADEPHRACVQLYHHVGTQADLAGKNVLEVSCGHGGGASYLTRTLRPEKYTGLDLNPKGIEFCKKRHRVAGLDFIQGDAGNLPFPDHTFDAVINVEASHCYPDFPKFLSEVARVLRPGGHFLYADFRFSDGIPEWEKAIENIPLRQLKTRDIGPDVLRGMEKNSASSQALLDKKLPKFLHGLGRDFAGVTGSRVYNALRDGQLSYRSYCFQQA
- the rpe gene encoding ribulose-phosphate 3-epimerase, whose translation is MIAPSLLAADFSRVGEEVSRAIHAGADWMHMDVMDGHFVDNISFGPAMIQTVHESNDIFLDVHLMISRPDHYLERFISAGSDLITVHVEAEHDVAETLRRIREAGCQAGLALNPATPFSEVVPFLGEIDLLLCMTVVPGFGGQAFMPEVLEKISAATAFRQTNGLRYHVEVDGGIDATTAARCYSAGANVMVAGSSTFRAADMAAAITAIRTA
- a CDS encoding ribonuclease H-like domain-containing protein, giving the protein MLAAYRILPLQTRVAGKNIVYFDLETQRSFGDVGGFSNKSKMGVSVGVTYSTARGTYEIYPESEMEKLGEELVKADLVVGWNHMQFDYPVLQPYVFHTMVEQTINLDMMLELEKIVGFRLKLDSVASASLGMGKTADGLDALRWWQEHKKTGQFAPLRKIAEYCAFDVKVTKCVHEYAMEHGLLKYDDKSGRVAEVAVDWK
- the tadA gene encoding tRNA adenosine(34) deaminase TadA, producing MENEGPIIDLQSDAYFMGQALREARKAYAAGEVPCGAVIVRDSRIIARAWNQVETLKDATAHAEMLALSAAQVAVGDWRLERCTLYVTKEPCPMCAGAIVHCRPERVVFGCPDSKAGAAGGWINLLEANPPLNHRCDVTSGVLGEECLYLLQSFFREARERKKIERLNGGTPETGGD
- the rph gene encoding ribonuclease PH, whose amino-acid sequence is MTRPDGRQNDQLRPISFIPNVAPYATGSVLVSFGDTRVICSATIEDDVPRWMRAQRVEGGWLTAEYSMLPYSTLERKPRDISRGKLDGRSSEIQRLIGRALRACVDLKKIGQRTIWIDCDVLQADGGTRTASISGGCVAMAIALNKLMAEGRLKQFPVKKLVAAVSAGVYQGVPVLDLNYPEDKDASVDFNVVMTESNEFVEVQGSGEEAVFSSEEMTAMLELSRKGISEIISLQKAAILTADRAAPADLASLTAAFGKR